The Natronosporangium hydrolyticum nucleotide sequence CGGCGACACACCTGCACCGACCTTCGGGCTGGACGACTTCGGGCTCGACGAACGGATGCGGCTGTTCAGCTATCTGACCGCCGACAACCGGTTCGGCTACCTGTGGGTGCTACGCGCCTTCGATGCCGCCCGCTCCAACTATCATGTCCTCCTGCACACCTCGGAGGTGGCCGCCGCGCTCGCGGCGTTGCGGGACCGCGCCCCGGACTGTCCCGACCCGGCCGAGCTGGAGCTGTCCCGGCTGCTCGACATGCTGGTGGAGTGGGGAGTGCTCGACCGGGGCCAGGACAGCACCCGAGCCACCACGCTGGCCGAGTATCGCAACCGGCACTCGGTCTACCAGTTCACCGAGGCGGGCTACCGGGCGCACCGGGCGGTCGAGAACGTCCTCTCCGCCACGATGGACGACAGCACGCTCTCCCGGCTGGTCTTCGCCGACCTGCTGGCCGACCTCGCCGCGCTGGCGACGGCGAACGCCGCGGGCGACAGCGAGGAGGTCTACCGCAAACTCAACCGGCTCGACCGGGCGCTCGCCGACATGGTGGAGCGGGCCGCGCGCTTCTACCACATGCTGGGGGATCTGAGCCGCACCAACGATCTGCGGCCGGAGACCTTCCTGGCGCACAAGGACGCCCTGCTGGCGCACCTGCGCGACTTCCACGACGAACTGCAGCGCTACACCCCACGACTGCGCACGGCCGTACACGAGGTGGAGGCGACCGGCCTGGATCGGCTGGTCGCCGCCGCCGCCGAGGCCGACGAGCGAATCTTCCGTACCCCGGCCGACCGGCTGGCCGACTGGCAGCGCCGGTGGGACGGGCTGCGCTCCTGGCTGGCGCCGCCGGGCGCCGACGAGATCAGCGAGGCCGATCGGCTCGCCGACGCCACCATGGCGGCGATCGGGGACGTGTTGGCGCTGCTGCGCCGGATCACCGAGGCGCGCCGCGGCGGGGTCAGTCGTGAGTCGCAGCTGCGGCACCTCGCCGCCTGGTTCTGCCTGGTCGAGACCGAACCGGCCGCGCACGCCCTGTTCGACGCGACCTTCGGCCTCGGCGCCCCGCGGCACGTCAGCGTGGCCTTTCCGGACCCGGAGGCGATCCCCACCCGGCACTCCTGGTGGGACGCGCCGGCGGTGGAGCTTTCCCGGACCCTGGTCACCGCCGGCCAGCTGCCGGGGCAGGGTAAGGGCCGGCCGGCCCGGCTCGACCGGGCCGACGCGCCGCGGGCCGTGCTCCGGCAACGCCAGCTCGCGGAGGAGCAGCGGCTGGGGCGGGCCGCCGCCGAGCTGGCCGAACTTTCACTCGGAGCGCAACCGCTGGACGATGCCCAGACCGGGGTGCTGCTGCGAATGCTCGACCTGGTGCTCGGCGCCCGGGCGCCCGGCGCCGGCCGGGCGCCGCTGGTAGCCGCGGCGCACGGGGTCCGGCTCACGCTCACACCGACCCCGGGGCGGTTCACCACTGTGCCCACCAGCGCCGGAGCGCTGCACCTGGACGGCTACCAGGTGACCGTGAGCCGCGCCGACCACACCATCAGCCGGGGGTCGGGCAACACCGTCACTGCGAGGTCGGGCGCCACCGCCACTCAGGCGGCGGGTCAGCCGTCGCCGGCGGCGGAGAGCGTAAGGTCTGGCCGGTGAGCGGTCACCGGTTCGCCGAGGAGATCTCGGATCTGGAGCTCGCCGACTATCAGCGGGCCGTCCGGCTGGTGCTGCGACATCCGTTGATCACCGCCGGCTGGCCCGATGAGAAGGCGCTGCCGCGAGTCCGCCGGTTCGCCGCCAGTCTCCGCCACGACCTGGCCGAGGCCTTCGGCTACCGGTTGGAGCTGCACGGCGCCAC carries:
- a CDS encoding TIGR02677 family protein, with the translated sequence MVATGDTPAPTFGLDDFGLDERMRLFSYLTADNRFGYLWVLRAFDAARSNYHVLLHTSEVAAALAALRDRAPDCPDPAELELSRLLDMLVEWGVLDRGQDSTRATTLAEYRNRHSVYQFTEAGYRAHRAVENVLSATMDDSTLSRLVFADLLADLAALATANAAGDSEEVYRKLNRLDRALADMVERAARFYHMLGDLSRTNDLRPETFLAHKDALLAHLRDFHDELQRYTPRLRTAVHEVEATGLDRLVAAAAEADERIFRTPADRLADWQRRWDGLRSWLAPPGADEISEADRLADATMAAIGDVLALLRRITEARRGGVSRESQLRHLAAWFCLVETEPAAHALFDATFGLGAPRHVSVAFPDPEAIPTRHSWWDAPAVELSRTLVTAGQLPGQGKGRPARLDRADAPRAVLRQRQLAEEQRLGRAAAELAELSLGAQPLDDAQTGVLLRMLDLVLGARAPGAGRAPLVAAAHGVRLTLTPTPGRFTTVPTSAGALHLDGYQVTVSRADHTISRGSGNTVTARSGATATQAAGQPSPAAESVRSGR